Proteins found in one Synergistetes bacterium HGW-Synergistetes-1 genomic segment:
- a CDS encoding 3-deoxy-D-manno-octulosonic acid transferase translates to MSLLRSLYQPLIDSIFLLSWPKLKNKYSEGYDERRGLQSQELIEKLKGRRPFWAHGVSVGEVQALIPVIRAARASGYSGPIVISTTTETGKDMAIRLGEGLFDHHIYYPWDKKEFVKRAILSIDPWAFATAETELWPNMLWELKDVFIPAFLVNGRISDRTWKRLEGTLRKRIGASFFDLFTEIFLREKRDLERLRSIGVPLGKLNVFGDTKTDALLSRKDLAVRDRWAAKLGSDRYKIFIAGSTHPGEEEEVIRAFEMLKQRYPKTKLILAPRHPERAEEILAVARQKFSAGLLSSDQFDQDVTVVDKIGILFELYGTAVSAFVGGSFADKGGQNILEPVSWGIPVQYGPHMEDFAEASDEFIELGIATQVKDAESLGEAWLQIIQLSDNDNGENYEKISGKYFERCSGASSRTWERIYKYY, encoded by the coding sequence CTGTCCCTGCTCAGATCTCTTTATCAGCCTCTTATCGATTCAATTTTCCTTTTGTCCTGGCCAAAGCTCAAGAATAAATACAGCGAGGGTTATGACGAGAGAAGGGGCCTCCAGTCTCAGGAATTGATCGAAAAACTGAAAGGAAGAAGACCCTTTTGGGCCCATGGTGTCTCCGTCGGAGAGGTCCAGGCTTTGATCCCTGTGATCCGTGCTGCGAGGGCTTCAGGTTACAGCGGACCGATAGTGATATCCACAACGACAGAAACAGGAAAAGATATGGCCATACGTTTGGGAGAAGGTCTTTTTGATCATCATATATATTACCCATGGGATAAAAAAGAATTTGTAAAAAGGGCTATACTAAGCATTGATCCCTGGGCATTTGCAACAGCGGAGACTGAGCTGTGGCCGAATATGCTCTGGGAACTAAAAGATGTTTTTATTCCGGCTTTCCTTGTCAACGGAAGGATATCTGACAGGACCTGGAAACGCCTTGAAGGCACTCTGAGAAAAAGAATTGGAGCATCTTTTTTCGATCTCTTTACGGAAATTTTTCTGAGGGAAAAAAGAGATCTTGAAAGACTCAGATCCATCGGGGTCCCTCTTGGGAAATTGAATGTTTTCGGGGATACAAAGACAGACGCCCTCCTTTCGAGGAAGGACCTGGCAGTTCGTGACCGCTGGGCAGCAAAGTTAGGGTCCGACAGGTATAAAATATTTATAGCTGGGAGCACCCACCCAGGCGAAGAAGAGGAAGTCATAAGGGCCTTTGAGATGCTTAAACAAAGATACCCTAAGACAAAATTGATATTGGCGCCCAGACACCCTGAACGAGCCGAAGAGATCCTTGCTGTTGCCCGGCAGAAGTTCAGCGCAGGTTTGCTTTCATCCGATCAGTTTGATCAAGATGTAACAGTGGTTGACAAGATAGGTATCCTCTTTGAGTTATACGGAACAGCTGTCTCGGCATTCGTGGGAGGCAGTTTCGCAGATAAAGGCGGTCAAAATATTTTAGAGCCTGTCTCATGGGGGATCCCAGTTCAATACGGTCCTCACATGGAGGATTTTGCCGAGGCTTCTGATGAGTTTATAGAACTCGGTATAGCGACACAGGTAAAAGATGCTGAAAGCCTTGGTGAGGCATGGTTACAAATAATACAGTTATCAGACAATGACAACGGAGAAAATTATGAGAAGATCAGCGGCAAATATTTTGAACGCTGTTCCGGAGCGTCGTCAAGGACATGGGAACGGATATATAAATATTATTGA
- a CDS encoding KpsF/GutQ family sugar-phosphate isomerase encodes MDLPYEREEKKFSDEDMLAAGRNILQKEADALTSAASRVSNELVAASHLLSRCKGRVVVSGLGKSGHVGRKTAATFASLGVPAFFLHATEGAHGDLGMVCRDDLGYFLSNSGETRELIDIIPYFKRLGAPIIAVTGNLNSTLAREADVVLNCHVECEADPLGLAPTSSTTLQMALGDAVAGMATLLLGLGKDDFALFHPGGSLGRKLLLRVRDLMGTGDKLPVTNESSRVRDALFEITSKGYGATAVVNDSGKLVGVFTDGDLRRFIEREGVQGLDLPVHMGMTRTPRVISPDRLAVEAVRIVEEWEVSALIAVEDDKPVGMVHIHEILKAGVA; translated from the coding sequence ATGGATCTTCCGTACGAGCGTGAAGAAAAGAAATTTTCTGATGAAGATATGCTTGCAGCAGGAAGGAATATTCTGCAGAAAGAAGCAGATGCACTGACATCAGCAGCATCAAGGGTAAGCAATGAACTTGTTGCAGCATCCCATCTTTTAAGCAGGTGCAAAGGACGGGTCGTCGTATCCGGGCTTGGCAAGTCGGGCCATGTCGGACGAAAGACAGCTGCTACTTTTGCGTCCCTGGGAGTTCCGGCATTCTTTCTCCACGCAACCGAAGGAGCTCACGGAGACCTTGGAATGGTATGCCGCGATGATCTTGGCTATTTTCTGAGCAACAGCGGAGAGACAAGGGAACTTATTGACATAATTCCCTATTTTAAAAGATTGGGAGCGCCGATAATAGCGGTAACGGGGAATTTAAATTCCACATTGGCCAGAGAGGCAGATGTAGTGCTGAACTGTCATGTGGAATGCGAGGCCGATCCGCTTGGACTTGCCCCGACAAGCAGCACTACCCTGCAGATGGCTTTAGGAGATGCAGTTGCAGGAATGGCTACGCTCCTTCTTGGACTGGGAAAAGATGATTTTGCACTCTTCCATCCGGGAGGTTCGCTTGGCAGGAAACTTCTGCTGAGGGTAAGAGACCTTATGGGTACCGGAGACAAACTTCCGGTAACAAATGAATCATCGCGAGTCAGGGATGCTCTCTTTGAGATAACGAGTAAAGGCTATGGAGCTACTGCTGTGGTAAATGACTCGGGCAAACTTGTCGGAGTATTTACTGACGGAGACCTCAGGCGTTTTATTGAAAGAGAGGGAGTACAGGGGTTGGATTTGCCTGTGCACATGGGAATGACACGTACCCCTAGAGTAATTTCGCCGGACAGGCTTGCTGTTGAGGCAGTCCGCATAGTTGAAGAGTGGGAAGTCTCGGCACTTATCGCTGTCGAAGATGACAAGCCCGTCGGTATGGTCCATATCCATGAGATACTTAAAGCGGGGGTGGCCTAG